A genomic segment from Coturnix japonica isolate 7356 chromosome 26, Coturnix japonica 2.1, whole genome shotgun sequence encodes:
- the NGF gene encoding beta-nerve growth factor isoform X3: MSMLYYTLIIAFLIGTQAAPKSEDNGPLEYPAEHSLPPTQQSNGQHISKAAPQTTHGHFAWMPDGTEDLNIAMDQNFFKKKRFRSSRVLFSTQPPPVSRKGQSMGFLSSAASLNRTARTKRTAHPVLHRGEFSVCDSVSMWVGDKTTATDIKGKEVTVLGEVNINNNVFKQYFFETKCRDPRPVSSGCRGIDAKHWNSYCTTTHTFVKALTMEGKQAAWRFIRIDTACVCVLSRKSGRP; the protein is encoded by the coding sequence ATGTCCATGCTGTACTACACTCTGATTATAGCTTTTTTGATCGGCACACAGGCAGCTCCAAAGTCAGAGGACAATGGTCCACTGGAGTATCCTGCAGAACACTCCTTACCCCCTACACAACAGAGTAACGGACAGCACATTTCCAAGGCAGCCCCACAGACAACCCACGGCCACTTTGCTTGGATGCCAGATGGAACGGAAGATTTAAATATTGCCATGGACCAAAACTTCTTCAAGAAGAAGCGTTTCAGGTCTTCTCGGGTCCTGTTCAGCACACAGCCGCCTCCAGTGTCAAGGAAAGGGCAGAGTATGGGATTTCTCAGCAGTGCAGCCTCTCTCAACAGGACTGCCAGGACCAAGAGGACTGCGCATCCCGTATTGCACCGGGGAGAGTTCTCAGTGTGTGACAGTGTCAGTATGTGGGTCGGGGACAAAACCACAGCCACTGACATCAAAGGCAAAGAGGTGACCGTGTTGGGAGAGGTCAACATTAACAACAATGTTTTTAAGCAGTACTTTTTCGAGACCAAGTGCAGGGACCCTCGGCCGGTGTCCAGCGGGTGCCGAGGGATCGACGCGAAGCATTGGAACTCGTACTGCACCACAACACACACCTTCGTCAAAGCACTGACCATGGAGGGCAAGCAAGCAGCATGGAGGTTTATCCGGATTGAcacagcctgtgtgtgtgtgctcagcaggaAATCGGGGAGACCCTGA
- the NGF gene encoding beta-nerve growth factor isoform X1: MRCLSSSGKERGLYLPQISNVVRPERAGGIDGGCWRLLSQPECWGLFTWQVHSVMSMLYYTLIIAFLIGTQAAPKSEDNGPLEYPAEHSLPPTQQSNGQHISKAAPQTTHGHFAWMPDGTEDLNIAMDQNFFKKKRFRSSRVLFSTQPPPVSRKGQSMGFLSSAASLNRTARTKRTAHPVLHRGEFSVCDSVSMWVGDKTTATDIKGKEVTVLGEVNINNNVFKQYFFETKCRDPRPVSSGCRGIDAKHWNSYCTTTHTFVKALTMEGKQAAWRFIRIDTACVCVLSRKSGRP; the protein is encoded by the exons ATGAGATGTCTGAGCTCTTCTGGGAAGGAGCGTGGGCTTTATCTGCCCCAAATCAGCAATGTGGTGCGTCCCGAAAGGGCAGGTGGGATAGATGgaggctgctggaggctgctgagcCAGCCAGAGTGCTGGGGCCTGTTCACATGGCAG GTGCATAGCGTTATGTCCATGCTGTACTACACTCTGATTATAGCTTTTTTGATCGGCACACAGGCAGCTCCAAAGTCAGAGGACAATGGTCCACTGGAGTATCCTGCAGAACACTCCTTACCCCCTACACAACAGAGTAACGGACAGCACATTTCCAAGGCAGCCCCACAGACAACCCACGGCCACTTTGCTTGGATGCCAGATGGAACGGAAGATTTAAATATTGCCATGGACCAAAACTTCTTCAAGAAGAAGCGTTTCAGGTCTTCTCGGGTCCTGTTCAGCACACAGCCGCCTCCAGTGTCAAGGAAAGGGCAGAGTATGGGATTTCTCAGCAGTGCAGCCTCTCTCAACAGGACTGCCAGGACCAAGAGGACTGCGCATCCCGTATTGCACCGGGGAGAGTTCTCAGTGTGTGACAGTGTCAGTATGTGGGTCGGGGACAAAACCACAGCCACTGACATCAAAGGCAAAGAGGTGACCGTGTTGGGAGAGGTCAACATTAACAACAATGTTTTTAAGCAGTACTTTTTCGAGACCAAGTGCAGGGACCCTCGGCCGGTGTCCAGCGGGTGCCGAGGGATCGACGCGAAGCATTGGAACTCGTACTGCACCACAACACACACCTTCGTCAAAGCACTGACCATGGAGGGCAAGCAAGCAGCATGGAGGTTTATCCGGATTGAcacagcctgtgtgtgtgtgctcagcaggaAATCGGGGAGACCCTGA
- the NGF gene encoding beta-nerve growth factor isoform X2, with product MRCLSSSGKERGLYLPQISNVVRPERAGGIDGGCWRLLSQPECWGLFTWQAAPKSEDNGPLEYPAEHSLPPTQQSNGQHISKAAPQTTHGHFAWMPDGTEDLNIAMDQNFFKKKRFRSSRVLFSTQPPPVSRKGQSMGFLSSAASLNRTARTKRTAHPVLHRGEFSVCDSVSMWVGDKTTATDIKGKEVTVLGEVNINNNVFKQYFFETKCRDPRPVSSGCRGIDAKHWNSYCTTTHTFVKALTMEGKQAAWRFIRIDTACVCVLSRKSGRP from the exons ATGAGATGTCTGAGCTCTTCTGGGAAGGAGCGTGGGCTTTATCTGCCCCAAATCAGCAATGTGGTGCGTCCCGAAAGGGCAGGTGGGATAGATGgaggctgctggaggctgctgagcCAGCCAGAGTGCTGGGGCCTGTTCACATGGCAG GCAGCTCCAAAGTCAGAGGACAATGGTCCACTGGAGTATCCTGCAGAACACTCCTTACCCCCTACACAACAGAGTAACGGACAGCACATTTCCAAGGCAGCCCCACAGACAACCCACGGCCACTTTGCTTGGATGCCAGATGGAACGGAAGATTTAAATATTGCCATGGACCAAAACTTCTTCAAGAAGAAGCGTTTCAGGTCTTCTCGGGTCCTGTTCAGCACACAGCCGCCTCCAGTGTCAAGGAAAGGGCAGAGTATGGGATTTCTCAGCAGTGCAGCCTCTCTCAACAGGACTGCCAGGACCAAGAGGACTGCGCATCCCGTATTGCACCGGGGAGAGTTCTCAGTGTGTGACAGTGTCAGTATGTGGGTCGGGGACAAAACCACAGCCACTGACATCAAAGGCAAAGAGGTGACCGTGTTGGGAGAGGTCAACATTAACAACAATGTTTTTAAGCAGTACTTTTTCGAGACCAAGTGCAGGGACCCTCGGCCGGTGTCCAGCGGGTGCCGAGGGATCGACGCGAAGCATTGGAACTCGTACTGCACCACAACACACACCTTCGTCAAAGCACTGACCATGGAGGGCAAGCAAGCAGCATGGAGGTTTATCCGGATTGAcacagcctgtgtgtgtgtgctcagcaggaAATCGGGGAGACCCTGA